Proteins co-encoded in one Coriobacterium glomerans PW2 genomic window:
- the cas9 gene encoding type II CRISPR RNA-guided endonuclease Cas9 (Cas9, originally named Csn1, is the large, multifunctional signature protein of type II CRISPR/Cas systems. It is well known even to general audiences because its RNA-guided endonuclease activity has made it a popular tool for custom editing of eukaryotic genomes.), with protein sequence MKLRGIEDDYSIGLDMGTSSVGWAVTDERGTLAHFKRKPTWGSRLFREAQTAAVARMPRGQRRRYVRRRWRLDLLQKLFEQQMEQADPDFFIRLRQSRLLRDDRAEEHADYRWPLFNDCKFTERDYYQRFPTIYHVRSWLMETDEQADIRLIYLALHNIVKHRGNFLREGQSLSAKSARPDEALNHLRETLRVWSSERGFECSIADNGSILAMLTHPDLSPSDRRKKIAPLFDVKSDDAAADKKLGIALAGAVIGLKTEFKNIFGDFPCEDSSIYLSNDEAVDAVRSACPDDCAELFDRLCEVYSAYVLQGLLSYAPGQTISANMVEKYRRYGEDLALLKKLVKIYAPDQYRMFFSGATYPGTGIYDAAQARGYTKYNLGPKKSEYKPSESMQYDDFRKAVEKLFAKTDARADERYRMMMDRFDKQQFLRRLKTSDNGSIYHQLHLEELKAIVENQGRFYPFLKRDADKLVSLVSFRIPYYVGPLSTRNARTDQHGENRFAWSERKPGMQDEPIFPWNWESIIDRSKSAEKFILRMTGMCTYLQQEPVLPKSSLLYEEFCVLNELNGAHWSIDGDDEHRFDAADREGIIEELFRRKRTVSYGDVAGWMERERNQIGAHVCGGQGEKGFESKLGSYIFFCKDVFKVERLEQSDYPMIERIILWNTLFEDRKILSQRLKEEYGSRLSAEQIKTICKKRFTGWGRLSEKFLTGITVQVDEDSVSIMDVLREGCPVSGKRGRAMVMMEILRDEELGFQKKVDDFNRAFFAENAQALGVNELPGSPAVRRSLNQSIRIVDEIASIAGKAPANIFIEVTRDEDPKKKGRRTKRRYNDLKDALEAFKKEDPELWRELCETAPNDMDERLSLYFMQRGKCLYSGRAIDIHQLSNAGIYEVDHIIPRTYVKDDSLENKALVYREENQRKTDMLLIDPEIRRRMSGYWRMLHEAKLIGDKKFRNLLRSRIDDKALKGFIARQLVETGQMVKLVRSLLEARYPETNIISVKASISHDLRTAAELVKCREANDFHHAHDAFLACRVGLFIQKRHPCVYENPIGLSQVVRNYVRQQADIFKRCRTIPGSSGFIVNSFMTSGFDKETGEIFKDDWDAEAEVEGIRRSLNFRQCFISRMPFEDHGVFWDATIYSPRAKKTAALPLKQGLNPSRYGSFSREQFAYFFIYKARNPRKEQTLFEFAQVPVRLSAQIRQDENALERYARELAKDQGLEFIRIERSKILKNQLIEIDGDRLCITGKEEVRNACELAFAQDEMRVIRMLVSEKPVSRECVISLFNRILLHGDQASRRLSKQLKLALLSEAFSEASDNVQRNVVLGLIAIFNGSTNMVNLSDIGGSKFAGNVRIKYKKELASPKVNVHLIDQSVTGMFERRTKIGL encoded by the coding sequence ATGAAATTGCGGGGGATTGAAGACGACTACAGCATCGGCTTAGACATGGGTACGTCATCGGTTGGATGGGCGGTGACGGACGAACGAGGGACACTCGCGCACTTCAAGCGAAAGCCCACATGGGGAAGCAGACTCTTCCGAGAGGCTCAGACCGCAGCTGTCGCACGCATGCCGCGCGGTCAGCGAAGACGCTATGTCAGGCGGCGATGGCGTCTCGACCTTCTTCAGAAGCTCTTCGAACAGCAGATGGAGCAGGCCGATCCAGACTTTTTCATTCGACTCAGACAGTCCAGGTTGCTGCGGGACGATCGCGCGGAGGAGCACGCGGACTATCGGTGGCCGCTGTTCAATGATTGTAAGTTTACCGAACGCGACTATTATCAACGCTTTCCGACGATCTACCATGTACGCAGCTGGCTTATGGAAACTGACGAGCAAGCGGATATTCGTCTGATCTATCTCGCATTGCACAATATCGTCAAGCACCGTGGCAATTTTCTGCGAGAGGGACAGAGTCTGAGCGCAAAAAGCGCCCGGCCCGACGAGGCGCTCAATCACCTCCGAGAGACGCTCCGGGTCTGGAGCTCCGAGCGCGGATTCGAATGCTCCATTGCTGATAACGGCAGCATTCTTGCCATGCTGACGCACCCGGACCTCTCGCCCTCCGACAGGCGAAAGAAGATCGCTCCCCTGTTCGATGTGAAATCCGACGACGCTGCGGCCGATAAGAAGCTCGGAATTGCGTTGGCCGGTGCTGTGATCGGACTCAAAACGGAGTTCAAGAACATCTTCGGAGATTTCCCCTGCGAAGACTCGAGCATCTATCTTTCAAATGACGAAGCAGTGGATGCGGTCCGATCGGCTTGTCCGGATGACTGCGCCGAACTGTTCGATCGACTGTGCGAGGTCTACTCAGCATACGTGCTTCAAGGTCTGCTGTCGTATGCGCCCGGACAGACCATCTCAGCCAATATGGTAGAGAAGTATCGCCGTTACGGTGAAGATCTCGCGTTGCTCAAGAAACTGGTCAAGATCTATGCTCCCGATCAGTACCGGATGTTCTTCTCCGGTGCCACCTATCCAGGGACGGGTATCTATGATGCCGCCCAAGCACGCGGTTACACCAAATACAATCTCGGGCCCAAAAAATCAGAATACAAGCCAAGCGAATCCATGCAGTATGACGACTTCAGAAAAGCGGTTGAGAAGCTTTTCGCCAAAACCGACGCTCGTGCTGACGAACGCTATCGCATGATGATGGATCGATTTGACAAGCAGCAATTCCTCCGTAGGCTCAAAACAAGCGACAACGGAAGCATCTATCATCAACTCCACCTTGAAGAGCTCAAGGCCATCGTCGAAAATCAAGGGCGCTTCTATCCGTTTCTCAAGCGGGACGCAGACAAACTCGTCTCGTTGGTCTCATTTCGCATCCCCTATTATGTTGGACCGCTTTCAACAAGAAACGCCCGGACCGATCAGCATGGCGAGAATCGATTCGCATGGTCCGAACGCAAGCCGGGTATGCAGGACGAGCCGATCTTTCCATGGAACTGGGAGTCCATTATCGATCGGAGCAAAAGCGCGGAGAAGTTCATTCTGCGTATGACGGGGATGTGCACGTACCTTCAGCAGGAGCCGGTTTTGCCCAAGTCGTCTCTCCTATACGAGGAGTTTTGCGTCTTGAATGAGCTGAACGGCGCCCATTGGTCCATCGACGGTGATGACGAGCATCGCTTCGATGCCGCCGATCGAGAAGGCATCATCGAGGAGCTCTTCCGGCGCAAGCGCACGGTGAGCTACGGCGATGTCGCCGGCTGGATGGAGCGCGAGCGAAATCAGATCGGAGCTCACGTGTGTGGCGGGCAGGGAGAAAAAGGATTCGAATCGAAACTCGGATCATATATATTCTTCTGCAAGGACGTTTTCAAAGTCGAACGGCTGGAGCAATCAGACTATCCCATGATCGAACGGATCATTCTGTGGAATACGCTGTTCGAGGATCGCAAGATTTTAAGCCAGCGCCTCAAGGAGGAGTACGGCAGCAGGCTATCGGCTGAGCAGATAAAAACAATCTGCAAAAAACGTTTCACCGGTTGGGGCCGGTTGTCAGAGAAGTTTCTGACGGGCATCACCGTGCAGGTTGATGAAGACAGCGTATCGATCATGGACGTTTTGCGCGAGGGGTGCCCCGTCTCGGGCAAACGCGGGAGAGCCATGGTGATGATGGAAATCCTGCGCGATGAGGAGCTGGGCTTTCAGAAGAAGGTGGATGATTTCAACAGGGCGTTTTTCGCTGAGAATGCCCAAGCGCTCGGAGTAAATGAGCTGCCCGGTTCCCCCGCCGTCCGCAGAAGCCTCAATCAATCGATACGCATCGTCGATGAGATCGCATCGATTGCCGGAAAGGCACCGGCGAACATCTTCATCGAGGTCACAAGGGATGAGGATCCCAAAAAGAAGGGCAGGCGCACCAAAAGGCGATACAACGACCTGAAAGATGCGCTTGAGGCATTCAAGAAAGAGGATCCCGAGCTATGGCGAGAGCTTTGCGAAACGGCTCCCAATGATATGGACGAGCGTCTGTCGCTCTATTTCATGCAGCGAGGCAAGTGCCTCTATTCCGGACGCGCGATCGATATTCATCAGCTCAGCAATGCCGGAATATACGAGGTCGATCACATCATTCCGCGCACCTATGTCAAAGACGACAGTTTGGAGAACAAAGCACTGGTGTATCGAGAGGAGAACCAGCGCAAGACCGACATGCTGCTCATCGATCCCGAGATCCGACGACGGATGAGCGGATATTGGCGCATGCTTCATGAGGCCAAACTCATCGGAGACAAGAAATTCAGAAACCTGCTGCGCTCGCGCATCGACGACAAGGCACTGAAGGGTTTCATAGCTCGCCAGCTCGTTGAAACAGGCCAGATGGTCAAACTTGTTCGGTCCCTCTTGGAGGCGAGATATCCGGAGACGAACATCATCTCCGTGAAGGCGAGCATCTCTCATGACCTACGCACGGCGGCAGAGCTCGTAAAGTGCCGTGAGGCAAATGATTTTCATCATGCGCATGACGCCTTCTTGGCATGTCGTGTAGGACTGTTCATTCAGAAGCGCCATCCATGCGTTTACGAGAACCCCATCGGTCTGTCCCAAGTTGTCAGAAACTATGTCAGACAGCAAGCAGATATCTTCAAGAGGTGCCGCACCATCCCGGGTTCAAGCGGCTTCATCGTCAACAGCTTCATGACCTCTGGATTTGACAAAGAAACCGGCGAAATCTTCAAGGATGATTGGGATGCGGAAGCAGAAGTCGAGGGCATCCGTCGCTCGTTGAATTTTCGACAATGTTTCATCAGTCGCATGCCATTCGAAGACCATGGGGTCTTTTGGGACGCGACGATCTATTCTCCGCGCGCTAAGAAGACCGCGGCGCTGCCTTTGAAGCAAGGGCTCAATCCAAGCAGATACGGCTCTTTCTCGCGTGAACAGTTTGCTTACTTTTTTATATATAAGGCACGGAATCCAAGAAAGGAGCAAACGCTGTTCGAATTCGCCCAAGTCCCCGTTCGGTTGTCAGCGCAGATCAGGCAAGATGAGAATGCGCTCGAGCGCTACGCGCGCGAACTTGCCAAGGATCAAGGCCTCGAGTTCATCCGAATCGAACGATCGAAGATCCTGAAAAATCAACTTATCGAAATCGATGGCGACCGGCTCTGCATCACAGGGAAAGAAGAAGTCCGCAATGCTTGTGAACTTGCCTTCGCACAAGATGAGATGCGCGTGATCAGGATGCTGGTAAGCGAGAAACCCGTTTCACGAGAATGTGTCATATCGTTGTTCAATAGGATCTTGTTACATGGTGATCAGGCCAGTCGAAGATTATCCAAACAGCTGAAGCTCGCGTTGCTTTCTGAAGCGTTTTCCGAAGCCTCGGACAACGTACAGCGTAACGTGGTGCTAGGACTTATCGCTATTTTCAACGGGTCAACCAATATGGTAAACCTTAGCGATATCGGAGGAAGCAAATTCGCGGGAAACGTGCGAATCAAGTATAAAAAAGAGCTCGCAAGCCCAAAGGTCAATGTCCATCTCATCGATCAATCGGTAACAGGAATGTTCGAAAGGAGGACGAAAATTGGCCTTTAG
- the cas1 gene encoding type II CRISPR-associated endonuclease Cas1: MAFRNVLIESACKCTYQGGYLVVRKEDDAAKIHLSEISSVTLQSTQVFVSAYLLSELAKAKITFVISDEKRNPVGQYLPIYGAHNTSKRIGEQISWEEPIKKRVWQRVVRDKITNQARLLEIRGRSEEAGRIGAIVSDVRSGDTTNREAYAARCYFQSLFGDSFSRDDDLAINAALNYGYAIILSAVNREIVSRGYLTQLGVCHRNEYNQFNLSCDLMEPFRPIVDRIVFDNVQDDFTRNDRRLLVDLMNGCIAYRDGTYKTSSVISLYVQDCLNALNKRLAIDEIDPFDIV, translated from the coding sequence TTGGCCTTTAGAAACGTGCTGATTGAAAGCGCTTGCAAATGCACCTACCAAGGCGGCTATCTTGTTGTTCGCAAGGAGGATGATGCTGCCAAGATCCACCTTTCAGAGATTTCTTCGGTGACGCTTCAGTCCACGCAGGTCTTTGTGAGCGCCTATCTGCTCTCTGAACTCGCCAAAGCTAAGATCACCTTTGTCATCTCCGATGAAAAAAGAAATCCCGTCGGACAGTATCTTCCGATCTATGGTGCCCATAACACAAGCAAGCGCATCGGGGAACAGATCTCCTGGGAAGAACCGATCAAAAAACGCGTCTGGCAGCGGGTTGTTCGTGACAAGATCACCAATCAAGCTCGCTTGCTCGAAATTCGCGGACGTTCTGAAGAAGCCGGCCGAATCGGAGCCATCGTTTCCGACGTGCGCTCGGGGGACACCACAAATCGAGAGGCATATGCCGCGCGGTGTTATTTTCAATCATTGTTTGGTGATTCGTTCTCTCGCGATGATGACCTAGCAATCAATGCCGCGCTGAATTATGGATATGCCATTATCCTTTCAGCCGTCAATCGCGAGATCGTTTCGAGAGGCTATTTGACCCAGCTCGGTGTATGTCATAGAAACGAATACAACCAGTTTAATTTGTCATGCGATCTCATGGAACCATTCAGACCGATCGTTGATCGGATTGTGTTCGACAATGTTCAAGATGACTTCACGCGAAACGATAGAAGGTTGCTCGTCGATCTTATGAACGGGTGTATCGCCTATCGCGATGGAACTTACAAGACAAGCTCCGTCATCTCGCTTTATGTGCAAGATTGCCTCAATGCGCTTAACAAGAGGCTGGCGATTGACGAGATTGACCCGTTTGACATCGTATGA
- the cas2 gene encoding CRISPR-associated endonuclease Cas2, whose amino-acid sequence MRLLIFFDLPVDTARQRKDYRQFRRYLLKDGYLMMQESVYAKLVVNDGVAAAAVIRLRNNRPPSGLVQVLKVSEGQFATMEYITGEVRSYDEVDSMEELLIL is encoded by the coding sequence ATGCGGCTTCTGATTTTTTTCGATCTTCCGGTCGATACCGCTCGACAGCGAAAAGACTACCGTCAGTTCAGACGATATCTCTTGAAAGATGGCTATCTCATGATGCAGGAATCTGTCTATGCAAAGCTTGTTGTAAACGATGGCGTAGCAGCCGCAGCCGTGATCCGTCTTCGCAACAATCGACCGCCCTCGGGATTAGTGCAGGTTCTGAAAGTATCTGAAGGACAGTTTGCAACCATGGAATACATAACCGGTGAAGTGCGCTCATACGATGAGGTCGACTCCATGGAAGAGCTTCTGATCTTATGA
- the csn2 gene encoding type II-A CRISPR-associated protein Csn2 — protein MRIVFSGLERPIDIEPGLPTVLQVENSSLFTRLCLSLRSGEEREAIEPYVIWRGEKEIATRDALMFIGDPMLLPWDDRALMGSISKRFEKELIEDEELRRTLEDAAVALSSQVASLGLSMYGDYSFAIEWDLKRFIKAFGFGAHPNPQETFLDNLIDFLSFVLDIQCSKVMVFVNLKTFLTEIELEKLYEHVFFSKTRVLLLENKADPNRHENEIKTTIDLDFIEK, from the coding sequence ATGAGGATCGTCTTTTCCGGACTTGAAAGACCGATCGACATCGAACCGGGATTGCCCACCGTCCTGCAGGTCGAAAACTCATCGTTATTCACACGCCTGTGCCTTTCCCTGCGAAGTGGAGAAGAGCGCGAAGCTATAGAACCCTATGTGATCTGGAGAGGCGAAAAAGAGATCGCCACCCGAGACGCTCTTATGTTCATCGGTGACCCGATGTTGTTGCCTTGGGATGACCGAGCTCTGATGGGCTCGATATCGAAACGCTTTGAAAAAGAGCTGATAGAAGATGAGGAACTTCGACGCACGCTGGAAGATGCAGCAGTCGCGCTCTCATCACAAGTAGCCTCCTTGGGACTAAGCATGTACGGAGACTATTCGTTTGCTATAGAATGGGATCTCAAGCGCTTCATCAAAGCGTTCGGGTTTGGAGCCCATCCAAACCCGCAAGAAACGTTCCTTGACAATTTGATAGATTTCTTATCTTTTGTTCTTGACATCCAGTGTTCGAAAGTAATGGTGTTCGTTAATCTCAAAACTTTTTTGACAGAAATTGAACTTGAGAAGCTGTACGAACACGTTTTTTTCTCAAAAACAAGGGTGCTGCTCCTTGAAAACAAAGCAGATCCGAATAGACACGAAAATGAGATAAAAACTACGATCGACCTGGACTTTATCGAGAAATAG